A window of Sphingorhabdus lacus contains these coding sequences:
- a CDS encoding valine--tRNA ligase: protein MTIDKTFDPAAIEAKWYAHWESTGAFRPERPNAEPYTIVNPPPNVTGSLHIGHALDNTLQDILIRHARLQGKDALWVVGTDHAGIATQMVVERQMAQKQQKRTDFTRDEFVAKVWEWKEESGGEITGQLRRLGCSMDWENERFTMDEGFSKAVIKVFVDLYNQGLLYRDKRLVNWDPGLKTAISDLEVETREINGKFWHFKYPLEDGSGSISVATTRPETMLADMAVAVNPSDERYAHLVGKNVRLPITGRLIPIVTDEHADPELGSGAVKITPGHDFNDFEVGKRAGFKASQMLNMLDAEARVVQTADGLIPADYLGMDRFDARKKVVEAIEAAGLLERIEDRIIQTPFGDRSAQVIEPWLTDQWYVDAETLAKPAIEAVRSGAIDIVPKSWEKTYFNWMENIQPWCVSRQLWWGHQIPAWFDGDGKCYVAEDEAGAQALAGEGVALTRDPDVLDTWFSSALWPFGTLGWPDQTNELDRHYPNDVLVSGFDILFFWDARMAMQGIHFMKEVPWKTLYLHGLVRAADGSKMSKSKGNTVDPLGLIDQYGADALRFFMAAMESQGRDIKMDESRVAGYRNFATKLWNAARFAQSNGIGGSHSISAPKAELAVNRWIIGEVVETVEKLNKAFAEFRFDGMADAIYHFVWDQFCDWYLELIKPAFVDGEKQDMDAESQMVAGWVLDQILVMLHPFMPFVTEELWHALADPAAPRAYDLIHAKWPEPKAEVDAEAKAEVEWLIRLVGEVRTAKNELGIAPGAKMDAFVRDASPATEQRITRQQSALARLARLDSVTTGDAPEGGSVQLVVDEATFVLPLAGVIDLDAERARISKAIEAATKEAASLAGRLSNAAFVEKAKPEAVEKARADHAEKTAEAERLTAALARLG, encoded by the coding sequence ATGACTATCGACAAGACGTTTGACCCCGCCGCGATTGAGGCGAAATGGTATGCCCATTGGGAATCGACCGGCGCGTTCCGCCCTGAACGCCCGAATGCGGAGCCTTATACGATCGTCAACCCGCCACCCAATGTGACGGGCAGCCTGCATATCGGCCATGCGCTCGACAACACCTTGCAGGATATCTTGATCCGCCATGCCCGTCTGCAGGGCAAGGATGCCTTATGGGTCGTGGGCACCGACCATGCCGGCATCGCCACCCAGATGGTGGTTGAACGCCAGATGGCGCAAAAGCAGCAGAAACGCACCGATTTCACCCGCGACGAATTTGTCGCCAAGGTCTGGGAATGGAAAGAGGAAAGCGGCGGCGAGATTACCGGCCAGCTGCGCCGCCTCGGCTGTTCGATGGACTGGGAAAATGAACGCTTCACCATGGACGAAGGCTTCAGCAAGGCCGTCATCAAGGTGTTTGTCGACCTCTATAATCAGGGCCTGCTCTACCGCGACAAGCGGCTCGTGAACTGGGACCCCGGTCTAAAAACGGCGATCTCCGACCTTGAGGTCGAGACGCGCGAGATCAACGGCAAATTCTGGCACTTCAAATATCCGCTCGAGGACGGCAGCGGCTCTATCTCGGTCGCCACCACGCGCCCCGAAACAATGCTGGCCGATATGGCCGTCGCCGTAAACCCGTCAGACGAACGCTACGCGCATCTGGTCGGCAAGAATGTGCGGCTGCCCATTACCGGCCGCCTGATCCCGATTGTCACCGATGAACATGCCGACCCTGAACTGGGTTCCGGCGCGGTGAAGATTACCCCGGGACATGATTTCAACGATTTCGAAGTTGGCAAGCGCGCCGGATTCAAGGCGAGCCAGATGCTCAACATGCTCGATGCGGAAGCACGGGTGGTGCAGACCGCCGACGGGCTGATCCCCGCCGACTATCTCGGCATGGACCGGTTCGACGCCCGCAAGAAAGTGGTCGAAGCGATCGAGGCGGCTGGCCTGCTCGAACGGATCGAAGACCGCATCATCCAGACCCCCTTTGGCGACCGCAGCGCGCAGGTAATAGAACCCTGGCTGACCGATCAATGGTATGTCGACGCCGAAACACTCGCCAAGCCCGCCATCGAGGCGGTGCGCAGCGGGGCCATCGATATCGTCCCCAAATCATGGGAAAAAACCTATTTCAACTGGATGGAAAATATCCAGCCATGGTGCGTCTCGCGCCAGCTTTGGTGGGGGCACCAGATACCGGCATGGTTTGACGGCGACGGCAAATGCTATGTCGCCGAAGATGAAGCAGGGGCACAGGCGCTTGCGGGTGAAGGCGTGGCCCTGACCCGCGACCCCGACGTGCTCGACACATGGTTCTCCTCTGCGCTCTGGCCGTTCGGCACCTTGGGCTGGCCGGACCAGACCAACGAGCTCGACCGCCATTACCCCAATGACGTTCTCGTCTCCGGCTTTGACATCCTGTTTTTCTGGGATGCGCGGATGGCGATGCAGGGCATCCACTTCATGAAAGAAGTGCCGTGGAAGACGCTCTATCTCCACGGACTCGTCCGCGCCGCCGACGGCAGCAAGATGTCGAAGTCGAAAGGCAACACCGTCGATCCGCTGGGTCTGATTGACCAATATGGTGCCGATGCGCTGCGCTTCTTCATGGCGGCAATGGAAAGCCAGGGCCGCGACATCAAGATGGATGAAAGCCGCGTTGCCGGTTACCGCAATTTTGCAACCAAGCTGTGGAACGCCGCCCGCTTTGCGCAATCCAACGGTATTGGCGGATCACACAGCATCAGCGCGCCCAAGGCGGAGCTTGCCGTCAACCGCTGGATTATCGGCGAAGTCGTCGAAACCGTCGAAAAGCTGAACAAGGCCTTTGCCGAATTCCGTTTCGACGGCATGGCCGACGCCATCTACCATTTTGTCTGGGACCAGTTTTGCGACTGGTATCTGGAGCTTATCAAGCCTGCGTTCGTTGATGGCGAAAAGCAGGATATGGACGCAGAATCGCAAATGGTCGCAGGTTGGGTGCTCGACCAGATATTGGTGATGCTGCATCCCTTCATGCCCTTTGTGACCGAGGAATTATGGCACGCGCTGGCCGATCCTGCAGCGCCGCGCGCCTATGACCTGATCCACGCCAAATGGCCGGAGCCCAAAGCCGAAGTCGATGCCGAAGCCAAGGCGGAGGTCGAATGGCTGATCCGTCTGGTTGGCGAAGTGCGGACCGCGAAGAACGAGCTGGGCATTGCGCCGGGCGCGAAGATGGATGCCTTTGTCCGTGACGCGTCCCCGGCAACAGAGCAACGCATTACCCGTCAACAGTCCGCACTGGCGCGATTGGCGCGGCTCGATTCGGTGACCACAGGCGACGCGCCGGAAGGTGGATCGGTCCAGCTGGTCGTGGATGAGGCAACCTTTGTCCTGCCCCTGGCCGGTGTCATCGATCTCGACGCCGAGCGTGCGCGCATCAGCAAGGCGATCGAAGCGGCCACCAAAGAGGCGGCTTCACTCGCCGGACGGCTGTCGAACGCGGCCTTC